One window of Nitrospirota bacterium genomic DNA carries:
- a CDS encoding pyridoxine 5'-phosphate synthase — protein sequence MAKLGVNIDHVATLRQARGGAEPDPVAAAILSELGGADSIVVHLREDRRHIQDQDVRRLRETVNVPLDLEMAATEEMVKFAVSIQPDLVTLVPEKRKELTTEGGLDVLIHKISLKNAIDLLHDSNIRVSLFIDPDLEQLKMAHKINTDLIEVHTGQFAKAKKPAEKEAELKKISQILSMAQKLGLGINAGHGLDYRNIAPLAKMLEIEEFNIGHSIISRAVLVGLQQAVSEMKKRVSPYEKA from the coding sequence ATGGCTAAACTAGGAGTAAATATTGACCATGTTGCGACACTCCGTCAGGCTCGCGGCGGCGCTGAACCCGATCCCGTGGCTGCTGCCATTTTGTCAGAACTTGGCGGAGCAGACAGTATTGTGGTGCATTTACGCGAAGACCGCCGGCACATTCAGGATCAAGATGTCCGCCGTCTTCGGGAAACAGTTAACGTCCCTCTCGATTTAGAAATGGCGGCAACGGAAGAAATGGTAAAATTCGCTGTCTCGATACAGCCTGATCTCGTGACGCTTGTTCCGGAAAAACGAAAGGAACTTACGACAGAAGGGGGGCTGGATGTTTTGATTCACAAGATTTCTTTGAAAAATGCCATTGACCTCCTTCACGACAGCAATATCAGAGTCAGTCTCTTTATTGATCCTGACCTTGAACAGTTAAAAATGGCGCACAAAATAAATACCGATCTCATTGAGGTTCACACCGGACAATTTGCCAAAGCAAAAAAACCGGCTGAAAAAGAAGCAGAACTTAAGAAAATTTCCCAAATCCTCAGTATGGCGCAGAAGCTGGGTTTAGGGATCAATGCCGGCCATGGATTAGACTATCGAAATATCGCCCCGCTGGCAAAAATGCTAGAAATCGAGGAATTTAATATAGGACATAGTATCATTTCAAGAGCGGTCCTGGTCGGTTTACAGCAGGCGGTCAGCGAAATGAAGAAACGGGTCAGCCCTTATGAGAAAGCTTAA
- a CDS encoding FAD:protein FMN transferase yields MRLNHHHNSAPDAMKRILLQWIASLICLALFSSSCTPRLKIFDRSRYQMGTIVELTVVSSSEKKAEEAMTAGFAEIKRLEQLMSVYQETSEFSKINQMAGIQEVSVSPEVYDIIQKGLETGRLTEGGFNLAIGPAVKLWGVTESQHVPTPEELNQIRPLVNLDKIILNPQIHSVFLKDKGMKIDSGGIGKGYAADRVEKVLKRHGIEAGMVAMAGDVKVFGIKPNGLPWRVGIKHPRQPGKVLATIDLSNQAISTSGDYERFFIKDGIRYHHLLDPKTLQPARGCQSVSIIAGDGTMSDALSTGIFIMGPEKGMALIEKLPHIGGVIVDQNGKILISSNLKNKILIP; encoded by the coding sequence ATGCGTCTCAATCACCATCATAACTCTGCCCCCGACGCCATGAAGCGGATTCTTCTTCAATGGATCGCTTCCCTCATCTGTTTGGCGCTGTTCTCCTCCTCCTGCACACCCCGGCTGAAAATTTTTGACAGAAGCCGGTACCAGATGGGAACGATTGTTGAGCTTACCGTCGTTTCTTCTTCAGAGAAAAAGGCTGAAGAGGCGATGACTGCGGGGTTTGCGGAAATTAAACGGCTTGAACAGCTGATGAGTGTTTATCAAGAAACCAGTGAATTTTCGAAAATCAACCAGATGGCCGGAATTCAAGAGGTTTCGGTCAGCCCGGAAGTGTATGACATTATTCAAAAAGGGTTAGAGACCGGCAGACTGACCGAAGGGGGCTTCAATCTGGCGATTGGGCCTGCGGTCAAGCTTTGGGGAGTCACTGAGTCACAGCATGTTCCCACTCCGGAAGAACTTAATCAAATCAGACCTTTGGTCAATTTGGACAAAATCATTCTAAATCCTCAAATTCATTCCGTGTTTTTAAAAGATAAAGGAATGAAAATAGACTCGGGAGGAATTGGAAAAGGCTATGCGGCCGACCGGGTCGAAAAAGTTTTAAAACGTCATGGAATTGAGGCCGGAATGGTCGCAATGGCGGGAGACGTGAAGGTCTTTGGGATAAAACCCAATGGGCTCCCCTGGCGCGTGGGAATTAAACATCCCCGCCAACCCGGAAAAGTTCTGGCAACGATAGATTTATCTAACCAGGCCATTTCGACCTCCGGGGATTATGAACGCTTTTTTATTAAAGACGGCATCCGGTACCACCATCTGTTGGATCCGAAAACCCTGCAACCCGCACGGGGGTGTCAATCGGTTTCAATCATTGCCGGTGATGGAACAATGTCCGACGCCCTTTCAACCGGTATTTTTATTATGGGGCCGGAAAAAGGAATGGCGCTCATTGAAAAGCTCCCTCACATTGGCGGAGTGATCGTCGATCAAAATGGGAAAATTCTCATTTCCTCCAATTTAAAGAACAAAATCCTTATTCCCTAA
- a CDS encoding DUF4149 domain-containing protein gives MKLILKFLHLSSLTVWFGGVVFLSFFVAPIMFRTFPRDHAGDVMAAIFPWFYMMGYIAGFTAFFTLILLYKKRARFRSFLILVMLLATLYGGLAAGKKADHLRQEIRHEQDSSRLKVLRDNFHIQHRLSMISNMVVLILIPAVLLLTARNLSES, from the coding sequence ATGAAACTCATTTTAAAATTTCTTCACCTTTCTTCGTTAACGGTATGGTTTGGAGGCGTGGTTTTCTTATCCTTTTTTGTCGCCCCGATCATGTTTAGAACTTTTCCCAGAGACCACGCGGGGGATGTCATGGCGGCGATTTTTCCGTGGTTTTACATGATGGGTTATATTGCCGGATTCACCGCGTTTTTTACCTTAATTCTTTTATATAAAAAAAGAGCCCGGTTTCGTTCCTTTTTAATTTTGGTCATGCTTTTGGCCACTTTGTATGGCGGGTTGGCGGCAGGGAAAAAGGCCGATCATTTGAGACAGGAAATCAGGCATGAACAGGATAGCAGCCGGTTGAAGGTTCTGAGGGATAATTTCCATATCCAACATCGCTTGTCGATGATTTCAAATATGGTAGTATTGATTTTAATACCGGCTGTTCTTCTGTTAACCGCCAGAAATCTGTCGGAGTCGTAA
- a CDS encoding iron-containing alcohol dehydrogenase, which translates to MNNFILHNPTKIVFGVGEIEKVGLEARRLGRRAFITTGKTAVHRFGILERVVKTLKTSGIESVVYDQIEPNPRTKSIDEGGKLAKKNQCDFVIGLGGGSSMDASKGIAAMAVLEGSIWNYIKSGPGGHRKITGALPVMTIPTFAGSGSEANSYGVVTHWELRQKAVFAGECLFPKVAVVDPSLTLTVPPASTGEGGIDMLCHLLESYFTGNDSSPVQDRLTEGLVAIVVENLGKVIQNPNDLEARTALSWTSTLALSGFIDAGRAGGFPIHWLEHSLSAHYDIPHGRGLAILLPRVVAYTLEARPGRYAQLAKRVFGPHVVGTGRSNLEAAYIFHQELIKWMAEVKMYSSLREVGIDAALFDRMADDVLYLYGKGQDFLENPRRITKEGILEIFNKSLDVHGS; encoded by the coding sequence ATGAATAATTTTATTCTGCACAATCCGACCAAAATTGTATTTGGGGTCGGGGAAATTGAAAAAGTTGGTCTGGAAGCAAGGCGCCTGGGGAGGCGGGCTTTTATTACCACCGGTAAAACCGCTGTTCATCGTTTTGGAATCCTGGAACGTGTGGTTAAAACGTTGAAAACTTCCGGTATCGAGTCGGTGGTTTATGATCAAATCGAACCCAACCCGCGAACAAAATCCATTGATGAAGGGGGAAAACTTGCCAAAAAAAATCAGTGTGATTTTGTCATTGGCCTGGGGGGCGGGTCCTCCATGGATGCGTCCAAGGGGATTGCCGCAATGGCGGTTTTGGAGGGCTCCATTTGGAACTATATCAAAAGCGGTCCAGGGGGTCATCGGAAAATTACGGGGGCGCTGCCGGTGATGACCATTCCCACTTTCGCGGGAAGTGGATCGGAAGCGAACTCGTATGGTGTTGTAACCCATTGGGAACTGCGTCAAAAAGCTGTTTTTGCCGGGGAATGCCTGTTTCCGAAGGTCGCAGTTGTCGATCCCTCCCTGACGCTGACCGTTCCTCCCGCTTCAACGGGGGAAGGGGGGATCGACATGCTCTGTCATCTTTTAGAAAGCTATTTTACAGGGAATGATTCCTCTCCCGTTCAAGACCGGCTCACCGAAGGCCTTGTTGCGATTGTGGTTGAAAATTTAGGAAAAGTCATTCAAAACCCAAACGATCTGGAAGCCCGTACAGCCCTCTCCTGGACCAGTACGCTCGCACTTTCGGGTTTTATTGATGCGGGAAGGGCCGGAGGATTCCCGATTCATTGGCTTGAGCATTCGTTGAGCGCCCATTACGATATCCCCCATGGCCGGGGTTTGGCGATTCTGCTTCCGCGGGTTGTGGCGTATACCCTGGAGGCCAGGCCCGGTCGGTATGCCCAATTGGCGAAACGCGTTTTTGGCCCCCATGTTGTCGGAACCGGAAGGTCCAATCTCGAAGCCGCCTATATTTTTCATCAGGAGTTAATTAAATGGATGGCGGAAGTTAAAATGTATTCCTCCCTCAGGGAGGTGGGTATTGATGCCGCGTTATTTGACCGAATGGCCGATGACGTCCTTTATCTCTACGGAAAGGGACAGGACTTTTTGGAGAACCCCCGCAGGATCACTAAAGAGGGGATTTTGGAGATTTTCAATAAATCGCTGGACGTTCACGGGTCTTGA
- a CDS encoding DUF2127 domain-containing protein produces MSRKPEYFLKFIIWERLVKGTLLILISLKGFSLINRDLHQVVDQLIAQFNLDVDRSLIAISLKKIGMINGHFLFMISIAVFLYGVLDLVEAYGLHKRRKWAEYLTVFATALFIPFEIYEVLEKITIIRTGALILNCMIVVFLIRHKELFPNAPFLGKKRTVQE; encoded by the coding sequence ATGTCCAGAAAACCCGAATATTTTCTTAAATTCATTATCTGGGAACGTTTGGTAAAAGGCACGCTCCTTATCCTGATTTCTCTCAAGGGGTTTTCCCTTATAAATCGGGACCTCCATCAGGTTGTGGATCAACTGATTGCCCAGTTTAACCTGGATGTTGACCGGTCTTTGATTGCAATTTCTTTAAAGAAAATCGGAATGATTAATGGACATTTTTTGTTCATGATTTCGATTGCCGTTTTTTTATACGGCGTTTTGGATCTTGTAGAAGCCTATGGGCTTCATAAACGGAGAAAATGGGCGGAGTATCTGACGGTTTTTGCAACAGCCCTGTTTATTCCGTTTGAAATTTACGAGGTGCTGGAAAAAATCACAATCATCCGGACCGGAGCTCTGATCCTGAACTGCATGATCGTTGTTTTTCTCATTCGTCACAAAGAGTTGTTTCCCAATGCTCCGTTTCTGGGTAAGAAACGGACGGTTCAGGAATAA
- a CDS encoding NAD-dependent malic enzyme: MTDLRKVRLNGSNTRDCRETSKSRGKIRNPQRSTPVSHINPSYSLTLRLEIHNKPGMLGKITSAIGQLDGDIGSVDIVSAYSNRLIRDIKINIRDSTHGDGIIEKLKTIEGVRLLNVSDQTFLLHQGGKIEIVCKTPLKTREDLSRVYTPGVARICEAIVKNPEEVYHLTIKKNSVAIVSDGSAVLGLGNIGPKAALPVMEGKAMLFKEFGEINAFPICLATQDPEEIVKTVKAISPVFGGINLEDISSPRCFEIEERLRETLDIPVFHDDQHGTAVVVLAALMNALKIVQKPMKGIKVVINGAGAAGTACARMLLSAGVRDIIGCDRQGIIYRGRTENMNRQKSWLAENTNSGRLTGGLFEALKGADLFLGLSGPGAMKAEWIKRMARDPIVFALANPAPEVMPEEAEPYVRIMATGRSDYSNQINNVLCFPGIFRGALDCRAREINEPMKMAAAYAIASIVQDDQLSNDYIIPSIFNKMAGEKVAQEVLKAAVASGVSQRK, translated from the coding sequence ATGACAGATTTAAGAAAAGTCCGATTAAACGGATCAAATACCAGGGATTGTCGAGAAACCTCGAAATCGCGCGGGAAAATCAGGAATCCTCAAAGGAGCACTCCAGTGTCCCATATTAATCCCAGCTATAGCCTGACCCTCCGTCTTGAAATCCATAACAAGCCCGGTATGCTGGGAAAAATTACTTCAGCCATTGGACAACTAGACGGAGACATCGGGTCCGTCGATATTGTTTCGGCCTACTCCAATCGGTTAATCCGCGATATTAAGATCAATATAAGGGATTCCACCCATGGGGATGGAATCATTGAAAAGTTAAAAACCATTGAAGGGGTCAGATTATTAAATGTCTCCGACCAGACCTTTTTACTTCACCAGGGTGGAAAAATTGAAATCGTTTGCAAAACCCCTTTAAAAACCCGGGAGGATTTGTCCAGAGTTTACACGCCAGGCGTTGCCCGGATTTGCGAGGCCATCGTCAAAAACCCCGAAGAGGTGTATCATCTGACGATTAAGAAAAACAGCGTGGCAATCGTGTCGGACGGCAGCGCCGTCCTCGGTTTAGGGAATATCGGCCCGAAGGCCGCTCTACCGGTCATGGAAGGTAAAGCCATGCTTTTTAAGGAGTTCGGAGAGATCAACGCTTTTCCGATCTGTCTGGCGACTCAGGACCCGGAAGAGATTGTTAAAACCGTGAAAGCCATTTCACCCGTTTTTGGGGGCATCAATCTAGAAGATATTTCTTCTCCCCGATGTTTTGAAATTGAAGAGAGGCTTCGGGAAACCCTGGACATACCCGTTTTCCATGATGACCAGCACGGAACAGCCGTCGTCGTCCTGGCTGCATTGATGAACGCCTTGAAAATCGTTCAAAAGCCGATGAAGGGAATTAAGGTCGTAATCAACGGAGCAGGCGCCGCGGGAACAGCCTGCGCCAGAATGTTACTATCGGCGGGTGTCCGGGATATCATTGGGTGCGACCGCCAGGGGATCATCTACCGGGGGAGAACAGAAAACATGAACCGTCAGAAATCATGGCTGGCAGAAAATACAAATTCCGGCCGTCTGACCGGAGGCTTGTTTGAAGCCCTTAAGGGCGCCGACCTGTTTTTGGGACTTTCGGGACCTGGCGCAATGAAAGCGGAATGGATTAAAAGGATGGCAAGAGACCCTATTGTGTTCGCGTTGGCAAATCCGGCTCCTGAGGTCATGCCGGAAGAGGCCGAGCCCTATGTTCGGATCATGGCCACGGGCCGGTCAGACTATTCGAATCAAATTAATAATGTCCTTTGTTTCCCCGGTATTTTCAGGGGCGCCCTTGATTGCCGGGCACGCGAAATTAACGAACCCATGAAAATGGCCGCCGCCTATGCAATTGCGTCGATCGTTCAAGATGATCAGCTGTCAAATGATTATATTATCCCAAGTATTTTCAATAAAATGGCGGGTGAAAAAGTGGCACAGGAGGTTCTTAAAGCGGCGGTCGCCTCCGGTGTTTCACAACGGAAGTAA
- the queG gene encoding tRNA epoxyqueuosine(34) reductase QueG, which produces MSITSQIKEKARQLGFFKIGIARAEPFPQLSALDEWLEYGRHGEMLWMERTRGKRQNPSLVLPNVRSIVMVGMNYYISESLENIQGLKFSRYAWGEDYHVLMEDKLKQLTAFFLSLFPSAKAKYYVDTGPVMEKPWAQKAGLGWIGKNTNLISSDHGSYLFLGEILADVNLDYDDPGADLCGNCSLCIQACPTNALTPYSLDSTKCISYLTIEKRGEIPPDLKKGIGEWVYGCDECQDVCPWNASPQVTEEPGFLDVNPALERLSVQSLHENDFNDRFKKSPIKRIKYQGLSRNLEIARENQESSKEHSSVPY; this is translated from the coding sequence ATGTCTATAACCTCGCAAATCAAAGAAAAGGCGCGCCAGCTAGGTTTTTTTAAAATCGGGATCGCCAGGGCGGAGCCCTTTCCTCAGTTGAGCGCTCTTGACGAGTGGCTTGAATACGGAAGGCACGGTGAAATGCTTTGGATGGAACGAACCAGGGGAAAACGCCAGAATCCTTCTCTTGTTCTTCCCAATGTTCGATCCATTGTGATGGTCGGAATGAATTATTACATTTCCGAATCGTTAGAAAATATTCAAGGGCTTAAATTTTCAAGATATGCGTGGGGAGAGGATTACCACGTCCTCATGGAGGACAAGCTCAAGCAACTGACGGCCTTTTTTCTTTCTTTATTCCCCTCCGCAAAAGCTAAATATTATGTGGACACAGGTCCGGTGATGGAGAAACCCTGGGCGCAAAAAGCAGGGTTGGGATGGATCGGAAAAAATACTAATTTAATTTCTTCCGATCACGGCTCTTACCTCTTTTTGGGGGAAATTTTGGCAGACGTTAATTTAGATTATGATGACCCCGGCGCTGACCTATGCGGAAATTGTTCACTCTGTATTCAGGCCTGTCCCACTAACGCGCTAACCCCTTATTCCCTCGACTCGACAAAATGCATTTCTTATCTCACCATTGAAAAAAGAGGGGAGATTCCCCCGGACCTTAAAAAAGGGATCGGTGAATGGGTTTATGGATGCGATGAATGCCAGGACGTTTGCCCGTGGAATGCGTCTCCCCAGGTAACCGAAGAACCGGGCTTTCTCGACGTCAATCCGGCCTTAGAAAGGCTATCCGTTCAAAGTCTGCATGAAAATGATTTTAATGACAGATTTAAGAAAAGTCCGATTAAACGGATCAAATACCAGGGATTGTCGAGAAACCTCGAAATCGCGCGGGAAAATCAGGAATCCTCAAAGGAGCACTCCAGTGTCCCATATTAA
- a CDS encoding type II toxin-antitoxin system VapC family toxin: MAYFFFDTTALAKRYSLELGTHKINEILNEKKSHVVLAECTVTELFSTLNKKVRRADITRDDFYTIVYKFESEMEHGLFQFIDMTPTVIKNSKLLLLQHSFLRYATALQLAYAIEIFALKPTIVASDIHFLDICKISGFKILNPEK; the protein is encoded by the coding sequence ATGGCTTATTTCTTTTTTGATACCACGGCGCTTGCAAAACGTTATAGCCTCGAACTGGGTACCCATAAAATTAATGAAATTCTCAATGAAAAAAAGAGCCATGTTGTCCTGGCGGAATGCACGGTGACCGAGCTTTTTTCAACTTTGAACAAGAAAGTTCGGCGGGCTGATATTACCCGGGATGATTTTTATACGATTGTTTACAAATTCGAATCGGAGATGGAACATGGATTATTTCAGTTCATCGACATGACCCCGACGGTGATCAAAAACAGCAAACTCCTCCTTCTCCAACACTCTTTCCTTAGATATGCAACTGCCCTTCAGCTAGCCTATGCGATTGAGATCTTTGCATTAAAGCCAACGATCGTTGCCTCAGACATCCATTTTTTGGACATCTGCAAAATTAGCGGGTTTAAAATCTTAAACCCTGAAAAATAA
- a CDS encoding molybdenum cofactor biosynthesis protein MoaB produces MGYQEHREKAFKEVRCAVMAVSDSRTPETDTGGKLIIKCLQDQSHSVLLYRIVKDVPQEIQMTLEEIVMYEKIQAVILTGGTGLSRRDVTYETIENLMEKQITGFGELFRYLSYQEIGPAAMMSRATAGIYQGKLVFSLPGSEAAVRLAMEKLILPELGHMVWDVSR; encoded by the coding sequence ATGGGATATCAGGAACACAGGGAGAAAGCTTTCAAGGAGGTCAGGTGTGCTGTTATGGCTGTGAGTGACAGCAGGACACCAGAAACGGATACGGGGGGAAAGCTGATCATTAAATGTCTGCAGGATCAGTCTCACTCCGTGCTTTTATATCGAATTGTAAAAGATGTTCCGCAAGAGATTCAGATGACACTGGAAGAAATCGTGATGTATGAAAAAATCCAGGCGGTGATCCTCACGGGCGGAACCGGACTTTCAAGAAGGGACGTCACTTATGAAACAATTGAAAATTTGATGGAAAAGCAGATTACCGGTTTTGGAGAATTGTTTCGTTATTTGAGTTATCAGGAAATTGGGCCCGCGGCAATGATGAGCCGGGCCACAGCTGGAATTTACCAGGGAAAATTGGTTTTTTCCCTTCCGGGTTCGGAAGCGGCGGTCAGGCTTGCCATGGAAAAACTTATCCTTCCAGAATTAGGGCATATGGTATGGGATGTTAGCCGATAG
- a CDS encoding phosphoribosyltransferase, giving the protein MIFKDRRQAARQLAEKLKRYDGKNPLVLAIPRGAVPMAQVMADALNGEMDVVLVHKLRAPYQPELAIGSVDESGHLYLSRHAADLKIDETYIREEKERQLKILRRRRAHYTPVHPPVSPVHRIVIVVDDGIATGASMIAALRSIRAQKPAKLIAATSVAPHEGLEKIRGLADEVECLLVPDNFYAVGQFFEEFSQVSDEEVIAILQTSRLSPPENEKD; this is encoded by the coding sequence ATGATTTTTAAAGATCGACGGCAAGCTGCCCGGCAATTGGCTGAAAAATTAAAAAGGTACGACGGAAAAAATCCCCTTGTTTTAGCCATTCCACGCGGGGCGGTTCCGATGGCGCAAGTAATGGCCGATGCTTTGAATGGCGAAATGGATGTCGTTCTTGTCCATAAGTTACGAGCTCCCTATCAACCTGAACTCGCAATTGGCTCTGTGGACGAGAGCGGCCACCTTTATCTAAGCCGGCATGCGGCCGATCTTAAAATAGACGAAACCTATATCAGGGAAGAAAAAGAGAGACAGCTTAAAATCTTGCGTCGGCGCCGGGCGCACTATACGCCGGTCCATCCGCCCGTTAGTCCTGTTCATCGAATTGTAATTGTTGTTGATGATGGGATCGCAACAGGCGCCAGCATGATTGCGGCGCTTCGTTCTATTCGGGCCCAAAAACCGGCTAAATTAATTGCGGCGACATCCGTGGCTCCTCATGAGGGTCTCGAAAAGATTCGGGGTTTGGCGGATGAAGTCGAGTGCCTCCTCGTGCCTGACAATTTTTACGCAGTGGGGCAGTTTTTTGAGGAATTTTCACAGGTCTCCGACGAAGAAGTTATTGCCATTTTACAGACAAGCCGCCTTTCCCCGCCCGAAAACGAAAAAGATTAG
- a CDS encoding MarR family transcriptional regulator: MRAFLYLLTNILKYISLILRYFLEEFLETNRNENPEVCTGALSSFLTLIRASDYLATQLSFRCENQGLTISQFGILETLCRSGAQCQKELGEKIFKSSGNITLVIDNLEKRALVRRERQGEDRRFIRIYLTDEGKKVITEVIPKVSSFIQEEFKVLTREEQKKLFCMCRKLIGLPAQDF; this comes from the coding sequence ATGAGGGCTTTTCTTTATCTCTTGACAAATATCTTAAAATACATTAGCTTAATATTAAGGTATTTTTTGGAGGAGTTTTTGGAAACTAATCGTAATGAAAATCCTGAGGTATGTACTGGGGCTCTTTCCTCTTTCCTTACTTTAATTAGGGCAAGTGATTACCTGGCTACCCAGTTGAGTTTTCGTTGTGAAAATCAGGGGTTAACAATCAGCCAATTCGGAATATTAGAAACGCTTTGCCGGAGCGGAGCCCAATGTCAGAAGGAGTTGGGAGAGAAAATCTTTAAAAGCAGCGGAAATATCACCCTGGTCATTGATAACTTAGAAAAAAGGGCCCTGGTAAGGCGAGAGCGACAGGGCGAAGACCGACGCTTTATCAGAATATATCTAACCGACGAAGGGAAAAAGGTCATCACTGAAGTTATCCCAAAGGTTTCCTCTTTTATCCAGGAAGAATTCAAAGTTTTAACACGAGAAGAACAAAAAAAACTTTTTTGTATGTGCAGAAAACTAATTGGTCTCCCGGCTCAAGATTTCTAA